The Magnetococcales bacterium genomic interval CCAACGGAGAGCATTTGCAGGACCAGACGGGTAAACATGCCGCTGGAACGGGCGGCCTGTAGAATGCTTTCACCGCGATTGATGCGACGTTGCATCTCCTGGATGCCTGTTTCGAGGAGGGCATTGTCCATGGAGCCGCCGACGATGCTCAGGGATTGGTCGGCGGGCATGCCCGAGCGCAGACACATGGCAAAAGTGCGTGCAAAACGTGCCAGCGTGGCTTTCTGGATGATGCTGCCCACAAGCGGGATGCGCAACTTGTTGCGATCCCACCAGAGTCGTCCGCCTGGAGTCTGAATGAATTTAATGAAACCGAAGACCATCAAAAAAATTCCGGCCAGCATGGCCGGACCGTGATTGATCGTAAAATTGGACGTGGTCATGAGCAGACGGGTTTGCCAGGGAAGCTCTGCGCCCAGTTTTTTGAACAGGGTGTCGAAAGAGGGGATGACAAAATAATTGAGCAGATAGACCACGACAAACATGACGCCCACCACGATGGCCGGGTATCGCAGGGCGCTTTTGATTTGCTGGCGGGTTTGTTTGTCCACTTCCAGAAATTCGTACAATTGCTTGATGGCTTCCGCCAGGCGTCCCGAGGTTTCGCCGATACGGACAATGTTGACGAAAAGCCGGGTAAAAACCTTTGGATGGGCGGCCATGGACGAGGCGATATCCTTGCCGGATTCCAGGTCATTGGCGATGGCTTCCAGGGCGTCCTTGAAACGCTGGTTGGCGGTCGCTTCCCGCAAATTCTGGATGGCGCGGACGACCGGGATACCGGCATCCAGCAGGGTATAGATCTGGCGGCAAAACTGGATCCGGTCGTCGTCGTTTGGCCAGCCACCGCCGAGAACCAGGCCGGATTTGACGACCACTTCCTTGATTTCAATCGGGGCGATTCCCTGTCCGATCAGTTGTTCCACCACCCGGTTGCGATCGGGACCGGACAATTCACCCCGCACCATTTCGCCACTGGCGTTGCGCCCCGCGAAAGTGAAGCGTGGCATCAGGCGGCTCCTTTCATCATGGTGGCCAGAGATTGAAGACCACTCTGTGGATGCCTGGATTCCGGTTCCGGGAATCCGCCACTGGTGTTGCGCCCCGTGAAAGTGAAGCGTGGCATCATGCGGCTCCTTTCATCATGGTGGCCGAGGTTTGAGAACCACTCTGTGGATGATTGGGTACCAGTTCCGGGGAGGGGCAGAGCCGGATGGCCTCCGAGAGGGTTGTGCGTCCGGCATAGGCATAGTGGGTGGCGACGATATGCAGGGGTTCAAAATCGGGCTGGATTT includes:
- a CDS encoding type II secretion system F family protein, which gives rise to MPRFTFAGRNASGEMVRGELSGPDRNRVVEQLIGQGIAPIEIKEVVVKSGLVLGGGWPNDDDRIQFCRQIYTLLDAGIPVVRAIQNLREATANQRFKDALEAIANDLESGKDIASSMAAHPKVFTRLFVNIVRIGETSGRLAEAIKQLYEFLEVDKQTRQQIKSALRYPAIVVGVMFVVVYLLNYFVIPSFDTLFKKLGAELPWQTRLLMTTSNFTINHGPAMLAGIFLMVFGFIKFIQTPGGRLWWDRNKLRIPLVGSIIQKATLARFARTFAMCLRSGMPADQSLSIVGGSMDNALLETGIQEMQRRINRGESILQAARSSGMFTRLVLQMLSVGDETGRTDEMMQSVAIYYEREVDYSVKNLSAAIEPILMGTMGGIILLLALGIFMPMWGMSKAMGIKSG